The Catharus ustulatus isolate bCatUst1 chromosome 25, bCatUst1.pri.v2, whole genome shotgun sequence genome contains the following window.
GTCGGGGATGACGTGGGACACGGCGCGCACGGCGTTCtctgccaggggacagggacgtGTCGGGGGGCACAGCTCACTCAGTGTGTGTGGGCACCCTCCCACCCACACACTGGGGATCACACCTGTTTAACAGGGCTTACAGCAGTGACAAGAACAATTATAAatgtccttttccttttccttttcctttcccactggCCACACGACCTCCCCTGAATTCACTTCAAGGCTGGAAGAACCAAAGCCCCCAGGCCACGCTTTTTTAAGAGCTGGATTCCTGTTTCCAGGTGGGACCAGGCAGTGGGTGGTGGGCTCAGCTTGGCTGTGCCTGcaatgggctgggctgggcttacCTGTGTTGATGTAGCCCAGGATGCAGAGGGTGATGGAAACGTTCACCTTGTCTATGATGAGTTCCTGCCTCAAGGAGCTGAAAAATCCATCCAAGGCGAACTTGGTTGCAGAATAGGGAGCAGTAAAAGGGCCAGCAatcctgcctggagcacagaCACAACGCTGGGGTTCAGGTGCTGGGCAGGCACCAGctcccccttcctcctgccctgccaggagctaCAGCGCTGGGATTTAGGGTGTTGGAATAAACTGTCATGAATGCTTGagagaaacaaacacaacagGAATGTTTAAAATGGAACATATGGCACAAAGTGCCTTCCAGTGCAGCTGCTACTGCTCTTGCATCCTGCAGAGATGCCCACGTATTGCAAATGTGTGAAATCACCTGCACTGCCACGTGTGAGGGTGAGCAGAGGCTGCCAAGAGACTGACAGGGCTACATGGAAACTTCCCAGAGGATTTGAATTGTGCACTGAAGATCTAAATCCCGTGCTGACcctcagtcccagctctcctgcagtcCTGGCTCTGCCTTTGCAGGGTCTGAGCAGGGACCCCTGTCAGGCTGACAGGGCCCTGCCAGCTCACCTGCAATGGATGAAACCACCACGATGCTGCCCTCGCTCTCCttcagcaggggcagggcagccgTGGCCAAGGCCACGTAGCTCACAAAGTTGGTCTCCATGAGCTTCCGGACGTGCCCCACGTCCCCGCTGAAGTAGGAGAAGCTGCTCTGGCCGATGTGGTTCAGGATCAGCATGTCCAGGCCACCTGGGGGCAGAGCATGTTTGCCACCTTCCTCCCCGAGCCAGGCCGCCTCCGGGAGGCTGGCATgtgctgtggggtggggagggagcctCAGCACCTACCCCAGGTGTTCTCAGCCTCCCTGAGCACCTGCTcgggcaggctggggctgtccaTGGAGCCGCTGATGTAGCGGGCGGAGGCAGCGCCGAGCTCCAGGCACCGCTCCACAACCTGGGGACAGAAGGGGCTCGGATGGGCTCCCCTGCATGgagcccccagccaggctgggctggatggggctggcgCTGGGGAAGCCCTGGGGTGCATCTGGAGGGTACCAGGcgtgcctgggctgggcaggacatCCACACCAGCCCAGTGAGCCCTGCTCGCCATTTACTTTCTGCAGCTTGGCCTCAGTCCGTGCCGTGAGCAGCAGGTGGGCCTCCATCCGTGCCAGGTGATAAGCCATCTGCTCCCCGATGCCGCTGCTGGCTCCCGTCACGATCACCCGCTTGCCCCGGAGCATCTCTGCGAGGAGGGGCGGAGATGAGAGCGGGCACGGCCCTCGCTGTCCCTCTGAGCTGGGCACCgctgctcctctgtgccccTGCGgctcctctgtgtccctgtgtccctcccctgtccctgtgtcccttccctgtccctgccagcctcgCCAGACCCCgctgatccctgatcccagttTGGTGGGGAGGCTtgagctctgtgcccagcctggccagggagCAGCGAGAGCTGACCAATAAAAGGATTAAAGTGGGAAAAGCGCTTGTTTCCCGAATAAGTCATTTACAGAGGTCAGACACTGTGTCCCAGTGTAATTCCATGAgttttccctgtgctctgaCCCCTTGCCTGGGGCCTGTCTGCCCTTCCAGCTCCCGTGCAGAGTACACACTGCCCCTCTGTGCTTGTAAAGCCTGTTGGCCCCAGGACTTACCCTCATCGAAGTTCTCAGGggctgaataaaaataaaaggccagtgctgctcccagcaaagGGATGAAAATCTTCAGGAGCAATCCCATCCCTTAGCAGGGGTCCAGGCAGGAACCAGACGAGCCCCTCGGGGAGCTGAAGGTGGCTGGAGCTTGcaaatggggctgggaagaTCGGAGCTGGTTCTTATCGCCCACAAGTTTGCTGGTATCTGCTGGCACTTTTCTTTGCCCTGCCGGTGATTTAGCAAACATTAACCTAATGAAGCGTGTGGCTTTGGACTTTAGGCTGTCCCTTTGCACCCTTGGCCTGCCAGGAGTGTCAGCTGTGCTTTTTGAGAGTGCTGAAGGGAAGGCACCGAGCAGCTTCCAGCTCCGCAGAGCGGTGTGTGCGTGGTTtgggggctgggacagcagtgtccaTCTGGAC
Protein-coding sequences here:
- the LOC117007170 gene encoding corticosteroid 11-beta-dehydrogenase isozyme 1-like; translation: MGLLLKIFIPLLGAALAFYFYSAPENFDEEMLRGKRVIVTGASSGIGEQMAYHLARMEAHLLLTARTEAKLQKVVERCLELGAASARYISGSMDSPSLPEQVLREAENTWGGLDMLILNHIGQSSFSYFSGDVGHVRKLMETNFVSYVALATAALPLLKESEGSIVVVSSIAGRIAGPFTAPYSATKFALDGFFSSLRQELIIDKVNVSITLCILGYINTENAVRAVSHVIPDTPAPKEECALEIIRAGALRRRELHYPARAVGTALLVRSIAPELLDSLVRSSYRLENVRRT